The following proteins come from a genomic window of Eleginops maclovinus isolate JMC-PN-2008 ecotype Puerto Natales chromosome 8, JC_Emac_rtc_rv5, whole genome shotgun sequence:
- the LOC134868529 gene encoding kinesin-like protein KIF2A isoform X1 — translation MAGIFGKIFVGIYVEIKRSDGRIHQAMVTSLHEDNDSVTVEWIENGDTKGKEIDLESVFALNPDVVPDEEIPQSPEAPLPPSNIAKTSKLPKTKRITAIPKAENPPRENRAAAVGTTRARPSQHSQPVEPPPPAIPPQSALNQTLLQQQNAQRKKSNCVKEVEKLQEKREKRRLQQQELREKRAQEVDVNLPNYEIMCMIRDFRDSLDCRPLTSNDLIEEHRICVCVRARPLNKKELTVKDLDVITIPSKDVVMVHEPKQKVDLTRYLENQTFRFDYAFDESSTNEMVYRFTAQPLVETIFERGMATCFAYGQTGSGKTHTMGGDFSGKNQDCSKGIYALSARDVFLMIKKPNYKKLDLQIFATFFEIYSGKVFDLLNRKAKLRVLEDGKQQVQVVGLHEREVKCTEDVLKLIEIGNSCRTSGQTSANAHSSRSHAVFQIILRRRGKMHGKFSLIDLAGNERGADTSSADRQTRLEGAEINKSLLALKECIRALGRNKPHTPFRASKLTQVLRDSFIGENSRTCMIATISPGMASCENTLNTLRYANRVKEFGISPSDIPFNQSAGSGSRSDLSPTYDVKELPVDPAAGMDIRQGGCVNQLEVLEAQWEVGSSPQRDDLKLLCEQNEEEVSPQLFTFHEAVSQLVEMEEQVLEDHRAVFQESIRWLEDEKVLLEMTEEVDYDVESFATQLEQILDQKIDILTELRDKVKSFRSALQEEEQASQQITPKRPRAL, via the exons ATGGCTGGGATATTTGGGAAGATCTTCGTGGGCATTTACGTGGAGATAAAACGGAGCGACG GACGAATACACCAGGCGATGGTCACATCACTGCATGAGGACAATGACAGTGTGACAGTGGAGTGGATCGAGAATGGAGACACCAAAGGGAAAGAG ATTGATCTGGAGAGCGTTTTTGCTCTGAATCCAGATGTTGTTCCTGATGAAGAGATACCACAGAGTCCTgaggctcctcttcctccttccaaCATTGCCAAAACCAGCAAACTCCCCAAG aCCAAACGGATTACAGCAATACCTAAAGCTGAGAATCCTCCACGGGAGAATAGAG CTGCAGCAGTAGGAACCACCCGGGCCCGTCCCAGCCAGCACAGCCAACCTGTAGAGCCCCCCCCGCCAGCCATCCCTCCCCAGTCTGCACTCAACCAGACCCTGCTACAGCAGCAGAACG CACAACGGAAAAAATCCAACTGTGTGAAAGAAGTAGAGAAACTGCAGGAGAAACGAGAGAAGAGGCGACTTCAGCAACAAGAGCTCAGAGAGAAGAGAGCACAA GAGGTGGATGTCAATTTACCAAATTATGAAATCATGTGTATGATCAGAGACTTCAGAGACAGTCTTGACTGCAGGCCTTTGACCAGTAATGATCTG ATCGAGGAGCACAGGATATGCGTGTGTGTACGTGCCCGACCCCTCAATAAAAAAG AGTTGACGGTGAAGGATTTGGATGTGATCACCATTCCCAGTAAGGACGTGGTGATGGTTCATGAGCCTAAGCAGAAAGTGGACCTGACCCGCTACCTGGAGAACCAAACGTTCCGGTTTGACTACGCCTTTGATGAGAGCTCCACCAATGAAATGGTTTACAG GTTCACTGCTCAGCCGCTGGTTGAAACCATTTTTGAGCGGGGTATGGCAACTTGCTTTGCATATGGACAAACTGGAAGTGGGAAAACACAT ACGATGGGAGGGGACTTTTCCGGAAAGAACCAGGACTGCTCTAAAGGGATCTATGCACTGTCTG CCAGAGATGTCTTTCTCATGATAAAGAAGCCAAATTACAAGAAGTTGGATCTCCAAATCTTTGCCACATTCTTTGAGATTTACAGCGGGAAG GTGTTTGACCTGCTTAACCGCAAGGCCAAGTTACGGGTCCTGGAGGACGGGAAGCAGCAGGTGCAGGTGGTGGGGCTGCATGAGAGGGAGGTGAAGTGCACAGAGGACGTCCTCAAACTCATCGAAATTGGAAACAGCTGCAG GACTTCTGGTCAGACCTCTGCAAATGCTCACTCTTCTCGGAGCCACGCCGTCTTCCAGATCATTCTGCGTAGGCGGGGGAAGATGCACGGAAAGTTCTCCCTTATTGATCTGGCGGGGAATGAAAGAGGGGCGGACACGTCCAGCGCTGACCGACAGACTCGCCTTGAAGGAGCCGAGATCAACAAGAGCCTGCTGGCACTAAAG gaaTGTATCCGAGCGCTGGGCAGAAACAAACCTCACACTCCGTTTAGAGCCAGCAAGTTAACCCAAGTGCTGCGGGACTCCTTCATAGGAGAAAACTCCAGAACATGCATG ATTGCAACCATCTCTCCTGGAATGGCGTCATGTGAAAACACCTTGAACACGCTGAGATATGCCAACAG AGTAAAAGAGTTTGGGATAAGTCCTTCAGATATTCCCTTCAACCAGAGCGCCGGTTCAGGGAGCCGCTCTGATCTCTCCCCGACTTATGA TGTGAAGGAGCTCCCAGTGGACCCTGCAGCAGGGATGGACATCCGTCAGGGAGGATGTGTGAACCAGCTGGAGGTGCTGGAGGCTCAGTGGGAAGTCGGGAGTTCTCCACAGAGAGATGATCTGAAGCTGCTGTGTGAACAGAAC GAGGAGGAGGTTTCCCCGCAGCTCTTTACTTTCCATGAGGCCGTCTCTCAGCTGGTGGAGATGGAGGAGCAGGTGCTGGAGGACCACAGGGCCGTGTTCCAG GAGTCGATCCGCTGGCTGGAGGATGAGAAGGTACTTTTGGAAATGACGGAGGAGGTGGACTACGACGTTGAATCATTTGCAACTCAACTAGAACAAATTCTGGATCAGAAGATCGACATCCTCACTGAGCTGAGAG ataaagTCAAGTCTTTCCGTTCTGCACTCCAGGAAGAGGAGCAAGCTAGCCAACAGATAACCCCGAAGAGGCCTCGTGCACTATAG
- the LOC134868529 gene encoding kinesin-like protein KIF2A isoform X2, with amino-acid sequence MAGIFGKIFVGIYVEIKRSDGRIHQAMVTSLHEDNDSVTVEWIENGDTKGKEIDLESVFALNPDVVPDEEIPQSPEAPLPPSNIAKTSKLPKTKRITAIPKAENPPRENRAAAVGTTRARPSQHSQPVEPPPPAIPPQSALNQTLLQQQNAQRKKSNCVKEVEKLQEKREKRRLQQQELREKRAQEVDVNLPNYEIMCMIRDFRDSLDCRPLTSNDLIEEHRICVCVRARPLNKKELTVKDLDVITIPSKDVVMVHEPKQKVDLTRYLENQTFRFDYAFDESSTNEMVYRFTAQPLVETIFERGMATCFAYGQTGSGKTHTMGGDFSGKNQDCSKGIYALSARDVFLMIKKPNYKKLDLQIFATFFEIYSGKVFDLLNRKAKLRVLEDGKQQVQVVGLHEREVKCTEDVLKLIEIGNSCRTSGQTSANAHSSRSHAVFQIILRRRGKMHGKFSLIDLAGNERGADTSSADRQTRLEGAEINKSLLALKECIRALGRNKPHTPFRASKLTQVLRDSFIGENSRTCMIATISPGMASCENTLNTLRYANRVKEFGISPSDIPFNQSAGSGSRSDLSPTYELLNLHGVSLYFFCFPLHVISIFTSNISDHCMQQTTLCYIR; translated from the exons ATGGCTGGGATATTTGGGAAGATCTTCGTGGGCATTTACGTGGAGATAAAACGGAGCGACG GACGAATACACCAGGCGATGGTCACATCACTGCATGAGGACAATGACAGTGTGACAGTGGAGTGGATCGAGAATGGAGACACCAAAGGGAAAGAG ATTGATCTGGAGAGCGTTTTTGCTCTGAATCCAGATGTTGTTCCTGATGAAGAGATACCACAGAGTCCTgaggctcctcttcctccttccaaCATTGCCAAAACCAGCAAACTCCCCAAG aCCAAACGGATTACAGCAATACCTAAAGCTGAGAATCCTCCACGGGAGAATAGAG CTGCAGCAGTAGGAACCACCCGGGCCCGTCCCAGCCAGCACAGCCAACCTGTAGAGCCCCCCCCGCCAGCCATCCCTCCCCAGTCTGCACTCAACCAGACCCTGCTACAGCAGCAGAACG CACAACGGAAAAAATCCAACTGTGTGAAAGAAGTAGAGAAACTGCAGGAGAAACGAGAGAAGAGGCGACTTCAGCAACAAGAGCTCAGAGAGAAGAGAGCACAA GAGGTGGATGTCAATTTACCAAATTATGAAATCATGTGTATGATCAGAGACTTCAGAGACAGTCTTGACTGCAGGCCTTTGACCAGTAATGATCTG ATCGAGGAGCACAGGATATGCGTGTGTGTACGTGCCCGACCCCTCAATAAAAAAG AGTTGACGGTGAAGGATTTGGATGTGATCACCATTCCCAGTAAGGACGTGGTGATGGTTCATGAGCCTAAGCAGAAAGTGGACCTGACCCGCTACCTGGAGAACCAAACGTTCCGGTTTGACTACGCCTTTGATGAGAGCTCCACCAATGAAATGGTTTACAG GTTCACTGCTCAGCCGCTGGTTGAAACCATTTTTGAGCGGGGTATGGCAACTTGCTTTGCATATGGACAAACTGGAAGTGGGAAAACACAT ACGATGGGAGGGGACTTTTCCGGAAAGAACCAGGACTGCTCTAAAGGGATCTATGCACTGTCTG CCAGAGATGTCTTTCTCATGATAAAGAAGCCAAATTACAAGAAGTTGGATCTCCAAATCTTTGCCACATTCTTTGAGATTTACAGCGGGAAG GTGTTTGACCTGCTTAACCGCAAGGCCAAGTTACGGGTCCTGGAGGACGGGAAGCAGCAGGTGCAGGTGGTGGGGCTGCATGAGAGGGAGGTGAAGTGCACAGAGGACGTCCTCAAACTCATCGAAATTGGAAACAGCTGCAG GACTTCTGGTCAGACCTCTGCAAATGCTCACTCTTCTCGGAGCCACGCCGTCTTCCAGATCATTCTGCGTAGGCGGGGGAAGATGCACGGAAAGTTCTCCCTTATTGATCTGGCGGGGAATGAAAGAGGGGCGGACACGTCCAGCGCTGACCGACAGACTCGCCTTGAAGGAGCCGAGATCAACAAGAGCCTGCTGGCACTAAAG gaaTGTATCCGAGCGCTGGGCAGAAACAAACCTCACACTCCGTTTAGAGCCAGCAAGTTAACCCAAGTGCTGCGGGACTCCTTCATAGGAGAAAACTCCAGAACATGCATG ATTGCAACCATCTCTCCTGGAATGGCGTCATGTGAAAACACCTTGAACACGCTGAGATATGCCAACAG AGTAAAAGAGTTTGGGATAAGTCCTTCAGATATTCCCTTCAACCAGAGCGCCGGTTCAGGGAGCCGCTCTGATCTCTCCCCGACTTATGA gcTTCTGAACCTGCATGGAGtcagtctgtattttttttgtttccctttgcATGTGATCAGCATTTTCACCAGCAACATCTCAGACCATTGCATGCAACAAACAACCCTATGCTACATCAGATAG